The segment TCAAGGTGATGCGGTGCGTGTGACCGGTGCTAAGCGTGATGATTTGCAAGCCACAATGGCTTTGTTAAAGAAAGATGTAACCGAGGCACCCTTAGGCTTCAATAATTTCCGTGACTAATGGTTCACTAGCGATAGCGCCAGCAAGTGAGGAGGCAATTGAGCGCTTCTGTGATGCTTGCTGGTTGGAGGATGGTCTGGCAAAAAATAGCTTGTCGGCCTATCGCAGGGATTTATTGTTGTTGGCCCAGTGGCTTTATAAAGACGCTGGCATCGATTTGTATGCTGTTCAAGAAAAAGATCTCACTGCCTACATAGCCTATCGTCGTGCAGACAAGGCGACTACAGCCAATCGTAGGCTGACGGTATTTAAGCGTTTTTATCGACACGCCTTGCGCATGAACCTAGTAAAAAGTGATCCTTGTATTGGCTTGCGAGCGGCTAAGCAAGCATTACGCTTTCCCAAGACTTTGAGTGAAGACCAGGTTACTGCATTACTCAATGCGCCTGATATTGAAACGCCGTTGGGGTTACGTGATCGGACGATGTTGGAGTTAATGTATGCCAGTGGTTTGCGTGTCTCAGAAATTGTGTCGCTGAAAACGGTCTCGCTTGGCTTAAATGAGGGCGTTGTTCGAGTAGTAAATGGTAAGGGTGGCAAAGAACGTTTAGTACCTTTTGGTGGTGAGGCAGGGCAATGGTTGAGACGCTATTTTGCACAGGCACGCACGCCGTTATTAGAGGGCAAATCAAGCGATGTCGTTTTTGTCGGGCGCCATACGGGAGCTGCACTCACGAGGCAAGCTTTTTGGGCCCTGATTAAGCGTTATGCAACGCTAGCCAATATTCCAGTTTCTCTCTCTCCTCATACTTTGAGACATGCCTTTGCAACCCATTTACTCAATCACGGAGCAGATTTGAGGGTGGTGCAGCTATTGTTAGGGCATGCAGACATATCCACTACGCAGATATATACCCACGTTGCAAGGGAGCGCCTCAAATCGATCCACCAGCAGCATCATCCGCGTGGCGCCTGATTTAAAAAGACTCCTAAGATATCAATATTCTCAAAAGTGATTAAGATGACGCTATGACCTTTACCCTAGACCTTTTATTAATTCTGGTTGCGTATCTGATTGGCTCGATTTCATTTGCGGTGGTAGTGAGCAAGTGCATGAGACTGCCTGACCCCCATTCCTATGGTTCTGGTAATCCAGGCGCCACCAATGTGTTGCGCACTGGCAATAAAGTGGCTGCAGGCCTTACGTTTTTGGGCGATGCTTTAAAAGGTTTTCTAGCCGTTGTTTTGGCAAGGGCTATTTTGGGTGATCCGCCCATGAATGTGTATTTACATTCATGGGCACTTTGCGGTGTAGTGATCGCTGTATTTCTTGGGCACCTTTTCCCGGTGTTTCATGGATTTAAGGGTGGCAAAGGTGTCGCAACAGCTTGCGGTATTTTGTTTGGCATTAATCCCATTTTAGGCATAGCCACTTTGAGTACTTGGATTATTGTGGCGGTGTTTCTTAGATATTCTTCTTTAGCTGCTTTGGCTGCCGCCGTCTTTGGCCCGATCTATTTTGTTTTTTTATTTGGCTTTGAGCCAATGGCTATTGCTCTAGCAGCAGTTTGCATACTGCTCATTTGGCGTCACAAAAGTAATATTCAAAATTTACTCAATGGCACTGAGAGTCGCATTGGTTCTAAAAAGAGCAAAGCCTAACAAATGCCTCTTAAATAATAGATAAGAAAAAAGGTTGAGGAGACACCGATGACGATTGCCTATGCCTGTATTTTATTGATGGGTTTATTTCCTTATGTCGCAGCTGGTATTGCTAAAAAAGATTTTGAACAATATGACAACAGCATGCCAAGACAATGGCTAGCCAAGCAAACTGGTTTTAGAGCAAGGGCTAATGCCGCCCAAGCGAATTTATTTGAATCGCTGCCACTGTTTTTTGCTGCCGTCATCATCGCTTCGATAAGCCATGCGCCACAAACAAAAATTGATCTTCTAGCAGTTGGTTTTATGATTGCCCGCATTGCCTATCTCATTTGCTATGTCGCTAATTGGCCAACTGCTCGATCGATCGTGTGGTTGTTAGGCCTTCTTTGCGTGATCACCATCTTCTTTCAGATCTAAAGTAAATCATCAACATGACTACGAAAAAAACAATTCATCAAGCGCCAAAAAAAGTGGCCGCTAAGAGAAGTGCTTCAGCCAAATCGGTTGTTAAGAAAGATTTAGCTAAAAAATTGGTAGCAAAAAAAGACGATGCAGGAACGCCACTTTCAGTGGTGATTCGCCGCCGTATTGAAGCTCAAAATGCCCGCTTTCATGCCAATGACAATATTGCTGCATTTATTGAACCTGGCG is part of the Polynucleobacter tropicus genome and harbors:
- the xerD gene encoding site-specific tyrosine recombinase XerD, which produces MTNGSLAIAPASEEAIERFCDACWLEDGLAKNSLSAYRRDLLLLAQWLYKDAGIDLYAVQEKDLTAYIAYRRADKATTANRRLTVFKRFYRHALRMNLVKSDPCIGLRAAKQALRFPKTLSEDQVTALLNAPDIETPLGLRDRTMLELMYASGLRVSEIVSLKTVSLGLNEGVVRVVNGKGGKERLVPFGGEAGQWLRRYFAQARTPLLEGKSSDVVFVGRHTGAALTRQAFWALIKRYATLANIPVSLSPHTLRHAFATHLLNHGADLRVVQLLLGHADISTTQIYTHVARERLKSIHQQHHPRGA
- the plsY gene encoding glycerol-3-phosphate 1-O-acyltransferase PlsY; amino-acid sequence: MTFTLDLLLILVAYLIGSISFAVVVSKCMRLPDPHSYGSGNPGATNVLRTGNKVAAGLTFLGDALKGFLAVVLARAILGDPPMNVYLHSWALCGVVIAVFLGHLFPVFHGFKGGKGVATACGILFGINPILGIATLSTWIIVAVFLRYSSLAALAAAVFGPIYFVFLFGFEPMAIALAAVCILLIWRHKSNIQNLLNGTESRIGSKKSKA
- a CDS encoding MAPEG family protein → MTIAYACILLMGLFPYVAAGIAKKDFEQYDNSMPRQWLAKQTGFRARANAAQANLFESLPLFFAAVIIASISHAPQTKIDLLAVGFMIARIAYLICYVANWPTARSIVWLLGLLCVITIFFQI